The sequence below is a genomic window from Cicer arietinum cultivar CDC Frontier isolate Library 1 chromosome 6, Cicar.CDCFrontier_v2.0, whole genome shotgun sequence.
tctaaaatacttCATTTGTCTCTTCTTATAAGAGACAATTGAGTTATAACTTAATCAACAAAATTAGATgtactttttttatattgaactaaatatatcaacttttgttgaccaaaaagagtttgtttgtaatacattttttaaaaaataaaataaaaaattgttgtgTTTGTCTATTGTAGTAAAAACTATTCTTTTAAATTAGttatgaaaaatgatttttttttataagctccTAAAAACAACGTCtcaaaaaattaacttttagataatttttaatttttttgttttttaaaaaagttggaACAAACAGATAcaagcttttaaaaaaatgattattttgcaaaaaaatCCTGTAACAAACATATTCTTTAACTCAATTGTCTGTTGTGTAAAAGGACATAGGgagtatttattataaatatttgtacaATAAAATGTGATTAAATTTCTGCTTAAAACTTTTTTCTAATGTCAATGCTTTATGGTTAATGGGAGAAAATTTTACCTGCAAGCCAAACAAGCAAAAGGTACCAATGCCAATCCATGAATGGAGGCTGTAAACATCTGCCATGTCCACCATATCATGGTACTTGAAAGCAGCACATATACCAACAATTCCAAGAATTATAGCAATGAAATGAAGTGTCATGTGAATAACCTTCTGTGTTTCATGTGTGCCTGGTACTGTGTGGTAAGCTAGTATTGCTGCTCAAAGTAAACAAcaattcaatcaataaaaagttggtatagttttaatttttaaatatttgttttgatgataGTATATTGATttacaaatatttgatttgagaaaaCATTGTcgagttttattttaattgtataattttgTTCCTAATTTACactttgtttcatatttttaaatatttgtatatgaAACAATTAAGAAGTACAAATCTTTGAATACAGAGAACAAAGTAAAATTGAGACAATTTTAAAATCACATGTAAATTAAGGACATAATAGtcgaaaatatttaatcaaattaaacgaaaataaagaaaattgtgaacttttattttttgaacttttattttttgaaattttgtttgtcAATTGTTATCGTCATTGatgtttgtttttataatttttaagggTTAATTTACGATAAACCGTCTAGTTAAGTAATTCACTATAAAACTTGCcatataagataaatatatacCTTGACCAACAAGGAAAATGAACCCAAAGAACATTAGAAAAGGGTGAACCTACAagatggagaaaaaaaaaacacggaTGAAGTAAAATGTGAGTAAATGTTGtgtataaacaattaattaaagaagaaaaaacagaAGAATTAAACATAGTGTTTTACATTGAAAACACGAGGTGGAAAATCAGAATCATATTCAATTCCCTCACGGTAATGCAACAACCAAACAAGCATAAAAATGATGGCAATGATGCCAAACAAATGAGCCAAAATGGAGGTACTGTAAGAACGCATCTTGCTTCTGAGTTAATGCAACAACCTAACACAAGTTTTTGCTGCTTCTGAGTGATGTTATGTTATTCTTCTGTGATTAATTCTGTCTTATAAGAGTCTTTTCCTTTTGATAAAGTTTATAAAAGAAGGAATTGCTTGATCTCTTGGTTTTGGAATTTTGAATGAAGAAGAAACTTTGTTCTTTAGTAAGCATCTTTGTCCCAAAATAAACCAACTCTAGTTGTATCTAAAGTATATATTCTTATGTAAAATgggtttgtttaaaaaaattctactaCATTAACCGCAACACAACATTGcattatatttaaatgtttaaagTAAACGTTACagtgaagtttttttttaaaaaaaaaatcaaatttaattatatccaaatttaaatttaggtgAAAATAGACTTAGATCTTAATCTTTACCAACTGAATTAGGTGAACGTCTATAGTTAATTTGTCaaattatatgttaaaaaataatataaaattttaagtttttttaatccAAAGTTCTGAGACCTAAAACGCTAATGACCTaataaatatgttatatatTCCTTTTGGGAAGGGATCAAGGACCCCCCATTTTTTCGCTGAATTACCTAGTTAAATTCCAAGAATGTAAAGTGGGATGATTTACTACTCAAAGCGTGATTCTTGTAATATCTGtgaataaaatatgagaattgGATCAACAATCACAATTTCTTTTATACATTTTGCACTAGGATTGGTATATTAATACATTGTCAGatagtaataatataaaatttgaacttaCTACTAAATGTGCCATTTATGcataaaatcataaaagatATAGAGAGCAGCAAAAAGAATCATGGATGAAATGAATAAGTGTATGTGACCTGTGAAATGTCCAGCGATGGAATAAAGAGTTAGCCTTTAGAGGCAAAAGGAatcaaagaaaaagagaagacAAGTTCTGAATGGATGGATCCAAGATGCAACTTTAAAGCTCTGGCATTTTTAATGCAATAGTAATTTCAATTTTAGGTGTCTCGTTTAATTCTactgaattaatttttttttctttctaaaacttcaaaactcattttttttttattaatttgatactACTATGtgttgattaattatttaaattggttAGTTAGTTATGAGTTATACATAAGAGTTTCTAACATTTGCAATTAACTCtcaatattatcaatattattcaatgtatttattttctatttatatcttattaatgACTTAAATGAAGAATTGTAATGTGATATTAATTATTCTGctattttctttctaaataatttattggaatttttttataaaagtttaattgatttattttttctttttcattgtaTTCTTGAACAATTTGTTCATCttcctctttttctttcttcatcTAAGACtagttttttctctttctctctgaAATTCTAAGTTAGCATTAtcttgatgataaaaaaaaatacactatcaaattatattatgcAACATGTTTgccaataaaattttatcaagatccaataatttttcaatgttttaatattaattttgcttTAACACCAACAACTTTCATCAAATAAGAAAAAGACGGAGTCAAGTGTATTTAttgaagatttttcaaaaacaccAACAATATTTGGTGACAAAGTTATTACTTTTAGTTAAATGgacattaaaaaaacacaaacaaatatcTTGCATGGAAGTGTAGATTATAGATTAAACACTAAAAAAAACAagatttttcttgtttttagaagTCCAagctaattaattaattaagttgattacaattaattattttacactagTTAATTATTTACTAATTAACTATATAAGTATTtgcaatattaatttaatacaattaactctctattattaatattattcatcatacttttatcttctttttttttatcaatgatttAAATCAAAAATAGTTATACTACAAAATAACATTGTTTTAGctctaataaaaatatatcaacaagATTGGATCCCTATCAGATTGTTATTTATTACCAACCCATcaactaacattttaattttgaaggGTTTAATAGTGATATAGAGAAAAGtcaatgttttaaaattgaacTGAAAAACCTTTGGATCACAGTTTAACTACTTCAATCACGTTAAAAATAGTTAACTAATAAATCaatgtattaaaaaatgttttaaacaaTGCAACAACAACGAAAAAACATTTCCATTAGTAGTTCATTGGTGCTTCAAACCGATTTAATATAGTTCAACTTCGACTTAACTTAATTTGATTTCATCTCCTACCtccatttattttcaaaaatctctctaaatttatttatttatttttattttaatcttcttTTGGCATATCAACCCAAATAAGATTTATCTAGATTGATCAATTCggatatataaatattaacttcagatttttttattttttaaatcttcaaattaGTTCAaagatgtaaaaaaaaaattgttaaatttaaattttacgtCTTTAAATTGACCAATATAAAAGTGtcaaaaaatctgaaaaattacaaattaatatttacaCTTCTGAGTTTATTTTGAATACATCCCGTCTAAACTGATCAATCTAAAGAGCGTTaaaattgaaaggaaaaaaaaaaggattgaaAATGACAAAATCGTCAAATTGATCCCTATAATTTTCTTCATTAATGAGGTTGATATGGACATTAACTATTTACGTAGTTAATCCAACTCTTAGTCAACTCGTTTTGGAAGTACGAGGGACTAATTTATCCGATTTTGAAAACGaaactaaaattcaatttaaaaaaaaaatgaaattttgtcATCATTACAATGGTAAAATCTTCATCTATATAATTCATTCTTGTACTTCATCCATTATTTCATATCTTCTTTTTTCAATAACCTTTATTTATGAGGCAAATTAGtcatttcaggcaattttctaCAAAATAAACTAATAGCAAAATGGATTAATGAAGCTCATTTAAATCTAAATAAGTGTCAATTATGTTATCCAAAATATACCATAATATCatccaaaaaaatatcaagtacATCATCTAAATGATTCAAATAGAGAGATTCATAAGTAATGAGTGTCAATTA
It includes:
- the LOC101513713 gene encoding probable transmembrane ascorbate ferrireductase 3, which codes for MRSYSTSILAHLFGIIAIIFMLVWLLHYREGIEYDSDFPPRVFNVHPFLMFFGFIFLVGQAILAYHTVPGTHETQKVIHMTLHFIAIILGIVGICAAFKYHDMVDMADVYSLHSWIGIGTFCLFGLQWLFGLTFMIQGSRQSRAALAPWHIAGGRALFYMAICAALTGLMERYTFLKLLPHQRESRLINLTGLAILLFGVFVDMTVTLAHFG